The nucleotide sequence GATCAGCGCGCCGGCATCGGACGTATCGCTTCGCGCATCGGCTTGAGCGCCGAGGCTCTCGCCTTCAGCCCGACGGACGACCTGTATAAACGCGTGGAAAGCGAGAAACCCGCCGACCAGAAACCCATTTCCTGTGTGCTCGTCGATGAGGCCCAGTTCCTCACCCGCCGCCAAGTGGAGCAGCTTTGCCGGGTCGCGGACGAAGGTGATATTCCCGTATTGTGCTACGGCCTGCGCACGGATTTTCAGGCGCAACTTTTCGAAGGCAGCGCCGCACTGCTCGCGCTGGCGGACGACATGATCGAGCTCAAAACCATCTGCGACTGCGGCCGCAAAGCGACCATGAACCTGCGCCTCGGTCCCGACGGCAAGGGTCTGCGCGAAGGCGAGCAGATCGAGATCGGCGGCAACGAGCGCTACGTCGCGATGTGCCGCCAGCACTACTACGAAGCCCTGAGCGACTGAGGCTCGCGGGAAGGGCTACTCATATCAGCGCCCATAACATGCGGCCCGGCTAAAATGCCTGGCGAGCGATACCTGCGCTCGGTTTCGGCTTCCGTATATACTGCCTTGCTGAAGTTCCATCGTTCCGCTGGAAATGGCCCCAATGAGGTTGCGTCGAAAAACACTCACCATCTCAGGCCCGTTCAAATGG is from Synoicihabitans lomoniglobus and encodes:
- a CDS encoding thymidine kinase, whose protein sequence is MSKLYFYYSAMNAGKSTVLLQSSYNYQERGMRTLLFAPVVDQRAGIGRIASRIGLSAEALAFSPTDDLYKRVESEKPADQKPISCVLVDEAQFLTRRQVEQLCRVADEGDIPVLCYGLRTDFQAQLFEGSAALLALADDMIELKTICDCGRKATMNLRLGPDGKGLREGEQIEIGGNERYVAMCRQHYYEALSD